Proteins from a single region of Gossypium arboreum isolate Shixiya-1 chromosome 1, ASM2569848v2, whole genome shotgun sequence:
- the LOC108482552 gene encoding pectate lyase-like, translating to MISVNLRIILFLGLIVYSPIVKGNIGHFDEVWQERAENAKKGAFKAYNPNPENVTNDLNRETEKVLEGQNNTRRGLYKHHGPCLATNPIDRCWRCDPNWAKDRKKLVNCVLGFGRKTTGGKAGRYYVVTDPSDNDMVNPKPGTLRHAVIQKEPLWIIFAHHMVIRLNQELIMAGDKTIDGRGFQIHIVGGAQITLQFINNVIIHGLHIRNSVQAHGGMIRDSVDHYGQRTMSDGDGITIFGSHNIWIDHLSMSKCYDGLIDILMASTAITISNCHFTNHNDVFLFGSSDSFSDDQIMQVTVAFNHFGKGLVQRMPRVRWGFVHVVNNDYTHWLMYAIGGSKNPTILSEGNRFIAPPDKRAKEITKREYSPESVWKSWKWRSVNDLMMNGAFFVESGGPISRGNKKDVIKAKTGASAGRLTRFAGALNCVEHKPC from the exons ATGATCAGTGTCAACCTAAGA ATTATATTGTTTCTGGGGCTAATTGTATATAGTCCCATAGTTAAAGGTAACATTGGTCATTTTGATGAAGTGTGGCAAGAACGAGCTGAAAATGCAAAGAAAGGTGCCTTCAAAGCCTACAATCCTAATCCCGAAAATGTAACCAATGATTTAAACCGCGAAACTGAGAA GGTGTTGGAAGGTCAGAATAACACAAGGAGAGGACTATATAAACACCATGGTCCATGCCTAGCCACTAACCCTATTGACAGATGCTGGAGATGTGATCCAAACTGGGCTAAAGACCGCAAGAAGCTAGTTAACTGTGTCCTAGGATTCGGCCGCAAAACCACCGGAGGCAAGGCAGGTCGATATTATGTTGTAACAGATCCGTCAGACAACGATATGGTAAACCCTAAACCCGGAACCTTACGGCATGCAGTGATCCAAAAAGAACCTCTTTGGATCATATTTGCTCATCACATGGTGATTAGGTTAAACCAAGAGCTGATTATGGCTGGTGACAAGACCATAGACGGTCGAGGATTTCAAATTCACATTGTGGGTGGTGCTCAAATCACATTGCAGTTCATTAATAATGTTATCATCCATGGCCTTCACATTCGTAATTCGGTACAAGCTCATGGTGGCATGATACGAGACTCCGTTGATCATTACGGTCAACGTACGATGAGTGACGGTGATGGAATCACGATATTTGGATCCCACAATATTTGGATCGATCACCTTTCTATGTCCAAATGCTACGATGGATTAATCGATATTCTTATGGCATCTACGGCCATTACCATCTCTAACTGCCATTTTACTAACCATAACGAT GTCTTCCTGTTTGGAAGTAGTGATAGCTTCTCAGATGATCAAATCATGCAAGTAACGGTTGCTTTCAACCATTTTGGCAAAGGATTGGTGCAAAGGATGCCAAGGGTCCGATGGGGATTCGTTCATGTTGTCAACAATGATTACACTCATTGGCTAATGTATGCCATTGGTGGTAGCAAAAACCCTACCATCCTAAGTGAGGGCAACCGATTCATTGCTCCTCCAGACAAACGCGCTAAAGAG ATTACCAAGAGGGAGTATTCACCAGAGAGTGTATGGAAGTCATGGAAGTGGAGATCTGTGAATGATCTAATGATGAATGGGGCCTTCTTTGTTGAATCTGGGGGACCAATTAGTAGGGGAAACAAGAAAGACGTGATCAAGGCAAAGACAGGAGCTTCTGCAGGCAGGCTAACACGCTTTGCAGGGGCTCTCAACTGCGTCGAACACAAACCCTGTTGA